One genomic segment of Ricinus communis isolate WT05 ecotype wild-type chromosome 5, ASM1957865v1, whole genome shotgun sequence includes these proteins:
- the LOC8272190 gene encoding transcription factor MYB20, with protein sequence MGRQPCCDKVGLKKGPWTAEEDKKLINFILTNGQCCWRAVPKLAGLLRCGKSCRLRWTNYLRPDLKRGLLSEYEEKMVIDLHAQLGNRWSKIASHLPGRTDNEIKNHWNTHIKKKLRKMGIDPLTHKPLPTTETPSSPTSPPPLPSQEQKQEQEVVQEQQQNMQSLTCSNSNTMAELEQNKETETSIQSTVTEEAKVDHEDKSTFDTMEIMINGFCIDEVPLIEPHEMLVHCAAPSSSSTTATATASTSSSSSSSSSTSSSCHDPSNNNNNNNNNLFEEWHFSDFEWPNNDIDLWGDELSSCWDLLMNDAAADDTDRKLQAVDPPLNQCQRMDFDQDSWTYGIL encoded by the exons ATGGGAAGACAACCATGTTGTGACAAAGTTGGTTTGAAGAAAGGGCCATGGACAGCTGAAGAAGATAAGAAACTTATCAACTTTATCCTTACCAATGGCCAATGTTGCTGGAGAGCTGTTCCTAAGCTTGCAG GATTGTTAAGGTGTGGAAAGAGTTGCAGGCTGAGATGGACAAACTATTTAAGGCCAGATTTGAAGAGAGGTCTTTTATCagaatatgaagaaaaaatgGTCATTGATCTTCATGCTCAACTTGGAAACAG ATGGTCTAAGATTGCATCTCATCTGCCTGGAAGAACTGATAATGAAATCAAGAATCATTGGAATACCCACATCAAGAAGAAGCTTAGAAAAATGGGCATTGACCCTCTTACCCACAAGCCACTCCCTACCACTGAAACACCATCATCACCAACATCGCCACCACCACTGCCATCTCAAGAGCaaaaacaagaacaagaagtGGTGCAAGAACAGCAGCAAAATATGCAATCTTTAACTTGTTCCAACAGTAATACCATGGCTGAATTGGAACAGAACAAAGAAACTGAAACATCTATACAATCAACAGTCACTGAAGAGGCCAAAGTAGATCATGAAGACAAAAGCACATTTGATACCATGGAGATAATGATCAATGGTTTCTGCATTGATGAAGTTCCTTTAATTGAACCTCATGAAATGTTGGTTCATTGTGCAGCaccttcttcttcatcaacaacagcaacagcaacagcatcaacatcttcttcttcatcatcatcatcatcaacatcatcatcttGTCATGATCCCTcaaacaataacaataacaataataataacttgtTTGAAGAGTGGCATTTTTCAGACTTTGAGTGGCCAAACAATGATATTGACTTGTGGGGTGATGAGTTAAGTAGTTGTTGGGATTTGCTAATGAATGATGCTGCTGCTGATGATACTGACAGAAAATTACAAGCTGTTGATCCTCCTCTCAATCAGTGCCAAAGAATGGATTTTGATCAAGATTCTTGGACATATGGGATCCTGTAA